The Streptococcus gwangjuense nucleotide sequence CATCAGAATAGATGAGTACTCCCACTTTTACTCCTTTTTCAGTCTCTGAACCAGTCTCATTTCTTTCTATCCACCTTGTAGCCGAAATAAAGCGTAACTCTTTTTGAGCAAGGAATAACGAAGCATTGAACTCTGTAAAATGTGATAAATTTTTAAGTGCCATAATTAAAACCTTCTTTCTAGCTAGACTTAAAAGCAAATCGTCTACTTTTAATCAAATAAACACTGTGACGATTACAGATAACAACATTTAAAATTACCTCCTCAAGTATAAGGAGAAATTTCAGCAAAATTCGGAGGATATTATGAATTTTTTTATTCTCTCTATAATACGCTCATACTGTCTTTTGACAGTTTTGTCACTAAGTCCAACTTCTTTTGCAAGACTCGAGTACGATCTACCTTCAACCACTCCAAACAGAATTTCTCTGTCTTTGTCACTCAACAAACTCTCAATAGCATCATTTATAATAGCAATTTCTTCTTTTTTAATTAAGAGAGACAATGGGTCATTATAATCTGCTATCGTATCTAATAAAGAACCTTTATCAATAGAACTACTGTCTAAACTACACAGACCGTGCGATCTATCTTTTCTACATAAATTCTCATAAGACTGATTTAATAAGTTTTCTACCTTATCCCAATCACCAGATAATTTAGCTTTTTTAATTGCTTCTTCTCTACGTTGTTCTACTTTTGTTAAATCTACCATATGTTGGTACCTCCTGCTGGGGTTTACCAACACTACCCAAAGGGGCTCCATAGCCTCTCGTCAGTGGAAACTTACCTTATGTGATTTTAAAAAGAACATAGTAAGATGCATAAAAAAATAGCAGTTATACAAAATCGTATAACTGCTATGCATTTTAATCACTATATATATCATAAAAAATTCATAATCATTCACCAATTTATGGACTTTCACATATCACTGACTGGTTAACTTACACATGAATATATTATATTCAATCACTGAAAAACATTCTCACTATCGAGCACTAATTCTGAATAAAAAACATCAGGTGTTTGTTTAATAATTTTTAAATGATTTGTTCTTTGTGACTGTGTAAATTTAATTTGTATTCCATGTTTACTATTATAATTAACAAAGTGTGTTTCTGAATTCTCTGCTAAACATTCTAACGTACTTAACTCAGCCATGATTATTCTGATTTTTCTTTTTTCCTCTTGACTATCAACAAATACAAATGAAACTGCTGGGATCATCCCTAGCATGTTAGCTGTATCTTTCAATTTGTTTATGTTGTTCCTATCAAAATCAAACGATTTACTTTCTGTGTCTGGAAAATTCCTTCCCTTTACAGAAATAGCTAATCTTTTCGAATCTCCTCTCCTCCTGACTGCAACAACATCAGCACCGACGTGATCAATAAGAGCAACTGACCAATTATTTAATCCTAAAATATACATTACCAAAGATTCTGAAAAATCACCGAATTGTTTTGGGAAACGAAGATCTCTTTCATCTAAACTACTCATAATTTACCTCGACTCTAACTCCCAGTCCGAGAATGGTTTAGCAATTTTTTTATAAATAGATGCTCCTGAAATACTATCTTTAATATGATGGAAAAATAAAGAAATCACTCCATTTTCACCATAATAAGTAAATTGATCCTTTTTTAAACGAATATAGATAGTTGGGTGTCTTTTCTCATCATAATCTATAGTTATGTTTTGGATATTTTCGAATGAAAATTTTTGAATTTGCGACAATTCAGCGTTCTCTTTTCCAAAATTATGAATGAACGAGATAATAAATTTAGATTCACAAACCGTAATCGAACATACTCTCCCATGAAAATCCGTAAATAATTCAAAATCCTTAAATTCAAATTCTTGAATTATATTATTTCGTAAGTACCATTTTATAATAGCTCTCTCATACTTATTACGAATCTTTAGAGGAGCTTCATTTTTATTTTCTTTAGCTATCATCCAATCAATAAATGTAATATTTTGATCATATGTTCCTTTAGGAAAAGCTGATATGAACTTATGTAAGTCATCTTTTTTTACTGGATTATATTTAATATCTGTGTTTGCTACTGAATAGCCTTGAAGAATTGCCGATACTCGACCACCATCTGAACTCCCATAGTATTCTTCCGTAATTCGTCCTCCACTTACACCATTATAATATCGAAATAAAACTTCTACACGTTCATCATTATTTGTTTGTAAAAAAACATTCAACAAGGCAAAACTCATATTATTTACTTACTTTCTACTTTTTAACTTTCCACATTGTAACACCATTTTTATAATTATATTCTGCTTTATACCCAGCAGCTTTTATTAATGTTATAGTTCTTTTACATATTGTTTCTACATCTTTTCCAGTATTAAAATAAAGCCAAGTAGGTAATTTATCATATAAAGGCGTATCTCTGAAATATCTAGATTGATAAAAACTATAAAAACTAGCATTAAATACATTTCTAGAGAAAAATTTAGTTCTTCCATCATAGTTATAACTCATTAACTTTTCTGTTCTTTTAAACTCCTCTATAGCATACTTTTTAAAAGCCCTATATAATTGTTCTTTTTGACTGGTACTCATAACTTTAGTTTTATGGTAAACACTATACGATTTTGCAGTTGCAGCAGAATATACTAACATAAGACCACACTCCTTTTGTATTGTTTTTTATCTATTTTAACACAAAATTGTACAGTTTGCTATCCAATATCTTATTTTTGGATAGTTAATTGTACTTAAAAAATCATATAAAGGATAGTAGAATAGTATAAAAGAGGAAATTACGGATGGAAGCTAATCAATTACAAAAATACATAGCAGAGCGTATACGAGAATGTAGAAAAGAACAGAATCTTAGCCAAGAACAATTATCCAATCAAGCCGGGTTAGGTGTTAAAGCAATACAAAACATCGAGAATATGAAATACGATTTTAAAATACGCACACTTGAAAAGGTTCTTACAGCTTTAGGTATGACCGTAGAAGACTTCTTTAATTTCCCGCTTTCAAATAATTCCGTCCCTATAACTACATTGATCGATAACATCTCAGATTTATCACACACAAAAAAATCTAAAATCATTTCTTTGTTCAATGAAATTGTCAAAAACATAGATTAAAAGAGGAACTCTCAATGAATTCCTCTTTTTGTATGCTACTTTAACCTTCTTTTGATTAGTTTTTTACTTTATAGATACTAACTATTCTGATTAAAATTTAAAATTTCATATTTTTCAGAAATTACATTTCTATTTTTATCCAAAAAAGTTTGCTTTATCCACCTTCCTCGTATTTCACTTGACACCGAAATGGTTCTATTCATTCTCTTAATTTCCCTAAATAATTCACTTGAAAACTTTGCCTTTACTATGCCAGATAAAGTTTTTATAGAGACATTATTTCGAGCATTGGATGCACTAGACACTATTCCTTCAAAATAGAATTCTTCTGAAAATACTTCCGCATCATCTTGCTTTTGAACTAGAGAATTTAAGTCTTGAATAAATTTATCACTTTGTTCATTAACAATAATAGTGGATAGCTTTTTCTTGTCCTTTTCCAAAGTTACAGTAAGGCCGTTTTCTTTTATGACATTATAAAATTCAACGAAAGATTTTACTATTTTATTATTCTCAAAAATTACATCTGAGTAGACATCCGACGCCTCTTTGTAATTTATAGATTCTGTAAAAACAATAAAGTCATCAAAATAAAGTTCAAATTCATCCTCAAAAAGAGTAACCTCTTCCGGACGAACTATTTCAAAATTTATATTGAATGAACCGGGGGTAAATGGTGTTAGTACAAGTTTCCCATTAGTAAATATATTATGTTCCTTTAAAAATACTTTTGATCCCTCTATAAAATTTTCCATCAAATTTATCGCTTTAGCAACGACATCTAAATCTGCTGAGTGTGAATTATAAGAATCAACTAGCTTTATTGTCAGTTGTTTATTATTTAAAATATCTGAAAATGTTGTGGTATATTCACTACATAGCATATTAAAACTTTTTCCACTAATCAAATCCCGCTCAAATTTTGAATCGTCCTCAGGGAAATATTCACTCGCATTAATGTTATTCTCTAATTCGAAAATTTTAACACCATATTTAACAAAGATATTATTATTTTCTCTTTTTAGAATGGAAAAGTCATCTTCTAAATAAAACTCTTGAAGAAGTGTATTCGTAGAAATATCAGAAAATAGAGTTTTCAAATTCTTAATAGAAAGAGGTTTTACAAAAAATGTATCAAAATCAATTGCATATACAAAATAATATTTATCATCGATCTTCTTAGTAATAAATGACAATGGAATATCATAGTAATCAAAAATATAAAGATATTCTACTGATTCAAAATCCAAAATACTACTCATTTTCTAAACCTCCTTCCTGAGCATCAAGAAAATTCACATCCTGAAACTCCCACAAATTTAAATGTTCTCCTTCTAACAGTCCCACACCATGACTAGGTAAAATATTTATCAACACAGCAACTTTATCTTTAAATTTAGGATAACGTTTTTTTAGTTTTTCAATTGCTTGCTCTGATGCAAAAAACGATAAAGCTTTGGCCTCACATAATTTTGGGGGCGGAAAATTCAAACCTAAATCTACGTGGGTTTTAAAATCATCTTTTTCAGGAACCTCACTATTACATATTCTATAAAACGAACCTTCCATCTCTTTTGCTTCAGATGGCGGACAAGCATCTGGATAATCTTCACCATACTTCAACATATAATTCCCCTTCAAATTAAAACCAACTATTATTATTTTACTCTATGCAAAGTAAGTTTTCAAGTATCTACAAATATTATAGTGAAATAAAAAGAGAGATTTATCTCCCTCTTCGTTATGCTACTTTAACTTTCCTTTGGTTAGTTTTATGGTTAATTTATGCCTTAATAATGTCATGAGTCCTTAAACTGTACTCCAAACACTCTAAGTATGTGTATCAAAAATCATCTCTTCTAACCTCGTTTTCTATCTACTATTATAGCAAAAAAACTGACCTCTCTCCTCATCTGAAAAAAATATTCTAAAACCCATTATCATCTCTTGATGCTATTTTCCCCAAAGCAGTATAATAGCTCTTTTTAAAATTCTCATTAAAGGAAATAACCATGTTTACAAAATTAAAACAGACTTTTATCGATTGATCTCTCAAGTCCTTAACTGAATGCGAGAGGAGACAGCTGGGAAAAATGCAGGCATTTGCCATCTTGTCAAGCGACGCTCTGTCTTCTATTGCCAATGGACCTGAGCAAGTAGTCCTCATCCCCAGTTTATTATTAGTAAAGCTTGGCAACATATTCTACACAATCAGATGAGTCTCAAACTCAAATATGCCCTCCGTTGGCACCAAGACGTCGTTGTCGCTAGCTATTCCTATCACTTAAAAGAATAAAGAAAAGGCCCTACCAGAAGCAAGAAGCTCTGGTAAGGCCTTTTTCTGAATCCAGCCACTATGCTTATACTCAATGAAAATCAAAGAGCAAACTAGGAAGCTAGCCGCAGGCTGCTCAAAGCACTGCTTTGAGGTTGTAGATGAAACTGACGAAGTCAGCTCAAAACACTGTTTTGAGGTTGCAGATAGAACTGACGAAGTCAGTAACATACCTACGGTAAGGCAACGCTGACGTGGTTTGAAGAGATTTTCGAAGAGTATTAACTGAAAAGCATGACTAGGAATACTATTGAATATGGTTAGCTAAATCTTCCTGAGCTTTTTTATTTGACTCAGCTTTTTCTTTTAGCCATTTTTCATAAAGCTCTTGGTACTGTTTAGCAGTTACTGGTTCTTTTTGCAGTTCAACATATTTATAGTTGTCTGCATTTCCCTTATGACCAACGAATGAGAATGGACCTGTAAACGGTACAGTCTTACGGAAGATTGGGTTAGCTCCACCACTTTGAACTGGTAGGAAGAGGGCGCTATCTGTCAACCAAGCCTGGGCTTCAGCATATTTTTCATAGCGAGCTTGAGTATCTGTGATTTCCGCATCAGCCTGATCCAAGAGTTTCTTGTAGTCAGCAAGACCAATCTTGTCCTTGACTTCCTTGTCTTTTCCTTCAGACAAGCCCATGTTTTTCAACTGAGAACCTGTCTCTGGATCAAGGATGGCTAGGTAAGTCTTCGGATCTGAGTAATCTCCACCCCATCCTGAGATGTCAATATCGTAGTCTTTTTGTTCTGCTGTATCTGCAAAGTAGGTTGCCTGGTCTTTTTCATCCGGAGATAGTTGGATAACATCGATAACCACATTATCCTTACCAAGGGTTTCTTCCACTGTTTGTTTGAAAGATCCGGCCTGTTGCACATCTAATTTAGCAGTCTGGTCAACTGGCATATCCAAATGAATTGGGAAGGTTACTCCCTGTGCTTGCAGACTTTCTTTGGCCTTGGCAAACTTCTCTTTGGCCTTGTCAGGGTTCAAGAAGGCTTGCTTACCATCGTTTAGGTTAATATTTGTCCAATCTTTACCGTAGTTGACAATTTTTTCATTGACAATGTCACCGAAGTTCTTATCGCCAACTTGGACAAAGTTACTTGGTGTAATCGTATTACGCAAGATACGGTCTGCTCCATCTTCACCATTTGTCTGTGCTGCATAAGCATGACGGTCAAAGGCAAAGTTGATAGCCTGACGGAAATCCTTATTTTGCATAGCTGCGCGTGAATCTGTCTTTTCCTTATCAGACTGTTTCATAGTCTGCTTGTAGCTTTGACGATTCACGTTGAAAAGATAATAGAAAGTAACTGAGTTTTGCGGTGTGTAGGTAATCTTGTCCTCATTCCCCTTCTTGAGTTCAGCAAAGACTGAACTTGTTGGGAAGATACGACCATCTGTATAGTTACCATCCAAGAAACCTCTAGCAATGCTGTCTTGGTCAGAACCGTCAAAGAAAGAGAGTTTCACTTTCTCGATTTTAACATTATCCTTATCCCAGTAATTAGGGTTTTTATCAAATTCAATCAAAGATTTTGATGTGAAGGATTTAAACAAGTAAGGACCA carries:
- a CDS encoding peptide ABC transporter substrate-binding protein, giving the protein MKKSKVMLFGAMALTAGLALAACGSSQSSNADKTYSYIFVSNPDTLDYITSTRDSTSSITTNLIDGLLENDQYGNLIPSMAESWTVSKDGLTYTYKIRQGAKWYTSEGEEYADVTAHDFVTGLKYAADKKAENLYLVQDSIKGLADYVEGKSSDFGTVGVKAVDDYTLQYTLNQPETYWNSKTTASILSPVNEAFLKSQGDDFGSVTPSSILSNGPYLFKSFTSKSLIEFDKNPNYWDKDNVKIEKVKLSFFDGSDQDSIARGFLDGNYTDGRIFPTSSVFAELKKGNEDKITYTPQNSVTFYYLFNVNRQSYKQTMKQSDKEKTDSRAAMQNKDFRQAINFAFDRHAYAAQTNGEDGADRILRNTITPSNFVQVGDKNFGDIVNEKIVNYGKDWTNINLNDGKQAFLNPDKAKEKFAKAKESLQAQGVTFPIHLDMPVDQTAKLDVQQAGSFKQTVEETLGKDNVVIDVIQLSPDEKDQATYFADTAEQKDYDIDISGWGGDYSDPKTYLAILDPETGSQLKNMGLSEGKDKEVKDKIGLADYKKLLDQADAEITDTQARYEKYAEAQAWLTDSALFLPVQSGGANPIFRKTVPFTGPFSFVGHKGNADNYKYVELQKEPVTAKQYQELYEKWLKEKAESNKKAQEDLANHIQ
- a CDS encoding sigma-70 family RNA polymerase sigma factor — protein: MVDLTKVEQRREEAIKKAKLSGDWDKVENLLNQSYENLCRKDRSHGLCSLDSSSIDKGSLLDTIADYNDPLSLLIKKEEIAIINDAIESLLSDKDREILFGVVEGRSYSSLAKEVGLSDKTVKRQYERIIERIKKFIISSEFC
- a CDS encoding helix-turn-helix domain-containing protein; translation: MEANQLQKYIAERIRECRKEQNLSQEQLSNQAGLGVKAIQNIENMKYDFKIRTLEKVLTALGMTVEDFFNFPLSNNSVPITTLIDNISDLSHTKKSKIISLFNEIVKNID